From Streptomyces sp. NBC_00775, one genomic window encodes:
- a CDS encoding MOSC domain-containing protein: MGGTVTAVSSNGTYSFTKPNRESITLLAGLGVEGDVHAGTTVKHRFRMEKDPSQVNLRQVHLIHGELFDELREAGFAVAPGELGENVTTRGVDLLGLPVGALLHIGDQAVVEVTGLRNPCAQIDNFQKGLLKQVVGRGESGVVYKSGVMSVVREGGLVRPGDSVKVELPAEPHRPLEIV, from the coding sequence ATGGGTGGGACAGTCACAGCGGTCAGCAGCAACGGGACGTACTCGTTCACCAAGCCGAACCGGGAGAGCATCACGCTGCTCGCCGGGCTCGGGGTGGAGGGGGATGTGCACGCCGGGACGACGGTCAAGCACCGGTTCCGGATGGAGAAGGATCCGTCGCAGGTGAATCTGCGGCAGGTGCATCTCATACATGGGGAACTCTTCGACGAGCTCCGGGAGGCCGGGTTCGCCGTCGCTCCCGGGGAGCTCGGGGAGAACGTCACCACCCGTGGGGTCGATCTGCTGGGGCTGCCGGTAGGGGCGCTGCTGCACATCGGGGACCAGGCCGTCGTCGAGGTCACCGGGTTGCGGAATCCGTGCGCGCAGATCGACAACTTCCAGAAGGGGCTGCTCAAGCAGGTGGTGGGAAGGGGCGAGAGCGGCGTCGTCTACAAGTCCGGGGTCATGAGTGTCGTGCGCGAAGGCGGGCTGGTGCGACCCGGCGACTCGGTCAAGGTCGAGTTGCCCGCCGAGCCGCACCGGCCCCTGGAGATCGTCTAG
- a CDS encoding glycoside hydrolase family 25 protein — MLRGIDVSAYQSSAYDTDGLSFVFIKATEGRSYVNPKLTAQVKTARDAECVVGFYHFLWPGNITAQAEYFLGKTPEQAGDLLAVDWETTGDGTHASNAEKDRFIRTVKELRPDHRVVLYTNRNYWLNVDTTSYAGDGLWIADYVTAGKPRIKAKWRFHQYTDDPLDKDVADFASKAKLVEWADNG, encoded by the coding sequence ATGCTGCGAGGCATCGACGTCAGCGCGTACCAGTCGTCGGCGTACGACACGGACGGCCTCTCCTTCGTCTTCATCAAGGCGACGGAGGGGCGTTCGTATGTGAACCCCAAGCTCACGGCCCAGGTGAAGACCGCCCGCGACGCCGAATGCGTCGTCGGCTTCTACCACTTCCTCTGGCCCGGCAACATCACCGCGCAGGCCGAGTACTTCCTCGGCAAGACCCCGGAGCAGGCGGGCGACCTGCTCGCCGTCGACTGGGAGACGACCGGCGACGGCACCCACGCGAGCAACGCGGAGAAGGACCGCTTCATCCGGACGGTGAAGGAACTCCGGCCGGACCACCGGGTCGTTCTCTACACGAACCGGAACTACTGGCTGAACGTCGACACCACCTCGTATGCCGGGGACGGCCTGTGGATCGCCGACTACGTCACGGCGGGCAAGCCGCGCATCAAGGCCAAGTGGCGCTTCCACCAGTACACCGACGACCCGCTGGACAAGGACGTCGCCGACTTCGCGAGCAAGGCGAAGCTGGTCGAGTGGGCCGACAACGGCTGA